CGATGCTCTACGACGAGGCCGGCGTGCACGCGCCCGAGGCGGCGCTCTGGGGCTGAGGCCCGGCGAAAAATACATGACCGGCATGACGGGCGGCCCGCGGATGCGGGCTTGACCCCGGGTCCGCTTTGGCGGAACTGACCGACAGCGAATTATGGAGAGAGCTGCAATGCGCACCGTTTACGTCAATGGCGAGTACCTGCCCGAGACCGAGGCCAAGGTGTCGATCTTCGACCGGGCCTTCCTGATGGCCGACGGGGTCTACGAGGTGACCTCGGTTCTCGGCGGCAAGCTGATCGATTTCGACGGCCACGCCAAGCGTCTCGCCCGCTCGCTCAAGGAGCTGGACCTGAAGGCGCCCTGCACCGAGGAAGAGCTGCTGGCGATCCACCGCGAGCTGGTCGCGCGCAACGAGATCACCGACGGCCTCGTCTACCTGCAGGTGACCCGCGGCTCCGCCGGTGACCGCGATTTCGCCTTCCCGGACCCCGAGACCACCGCGCCGACGCTGGTGCTCTTCACCCAGAACAAGCCCGGCCTCGCCGACAGCCCGGCCGCCAGGACCGGCATCAAGGTGATCTCGATCGAGGACATCCGCTGGGGCCGCCGCGACATCAAGACCGTGCAGCTGCTCTACCCGTCGATGGCCAAGATGGCCGCCAAGAAGGCCGGCTGCGACGACGCCTGGTTCGTCGAGGACGGCAAGGTGACCGAGGGCTCGTCGAACAACGCCTACATCGTCAAGGGCGGCAAGATCATCACCCGCGAGCTGTCGCATGACATCCTCCACGGCATCACCCGCGCCGCCGTGCTGCGCTTTGCCAAGGAAGCGCAGATGATCGTGGAAGAGCGCAGCTTCTCGATCGAGGAGGCCAAGGAGGCCGACGAGGCCTTCGTGACCTCGGCCTCGAGCTTCGTGATGCCGGTGGTCGAGGTGGACGGCGCGCAGATCGGCGCGGGCACCCCGGGCCCGGTGGCCGTGCGCCTGCGCGAGATCTACCTCGAGGAAAGCATGAAGACGGCGATCTGATCCGCCGCTTCGGGATTTTGGAAGGGCGCCGCTCCGAAGGGGGCGGCGCCTTTTTCATGCGCTGCTGCCGGGAGGCGCGTCAGCCACTGGCCGATTGCTCGAGCCGCGCCGCCGCCGCCCGCCCGGCCCAGAGCCCGGTCGCGAGGCACCCGGTCAGCAGGTAGCCGCCGGTCGGCGCCTCCCAGTCGAGCATCTCGCCCGCGACGAAGGTGCCCGGGCGCGCCTTCAGCATCAGCCCCTCGTCCAGCGCCGCGAAGGGCACGCCGCCGGCCACCGAGATCGCCTCGTCCAGCGGGCGCAGCCCGTCATGCGGCACCGGCAGCGCCTTCAACAGCGCGGCGAGCGTGGCGGGCTCCTCGGGCAGGGGGCGGGCGCATTCCATCAGCAGGGCGCGCGCCGCGGGAGAGAGGTTGACCACCTTGCGCAGGTGGTTCGACAGGCTCTGCTTGCCGCGCGGGCGGGAGAGGCGCCGGGTCAGCGCCGCAAGCTCGATGTCCGGGCAGAGGTCCACGGTCAGCGGCGCCCCCTCGCGCAGCGCCGGCGAGAGCGGGTAGAGCCCGCCACCCTCGAGCCCGCGCGCCGAGATCACCGCCTCGCCGCGCGAGACAAGGCTGCCCGCGTGGAAGGCCACGCCTTTCAGCGGCGCGCCGAACTGCGCCTTCATGTGCACCGACCAGCCCACGCAGAGCCCGGCATTGGCCGGGGCGAAGGGGGTCACCGGCAGGCCGGCATCGCGGAAGATCCCGGCCCATTGCCCGTCGGAGCCGAGCCGCGCCCAGCTTGCGCCGCCAAGCGCCAGCACGGTGACATCGGGGGTGAGCCGCTGCAGGCCCTCGGGGGTCTCCATCAGCACCGCCCCGGTGCCGTCTTCGTCCCAGCCGGTCCAGCGCCAGCGCGTGTGCCAGGTGAGCCCCATGCCGCCGAGCCGCGCCATCCAGGCGCGCAACAGCGGCGAGGCCTTCATCCCGTGCGGGAAGACCCGGCCGGTCGAGCCGGTGAACAGCGTCTGCCCCAGCCCCTCGGCCCAGTGCATGACTTCCTCTGGCGGGAAGGCCGAGATCATCGGGCGCATCTGCGCGGCGGCCCCGCCGTACTGGGCGAGGAACTCCGAGAGCGGCTCGGCCTTGGTCAGGTTCAGCCCCGACTTGCCCGCCATCAGCAGCTTGCGCCCGAGCGAGGGCCTTGCCTCGGCAAGCACAACGGCATGGCCCGCGGCGAGCAGCGCATCCGCCGCCATCAGCCCCGCCGGGCCGCCTCCGATCACCAGCGCGCCGCTCATGCCGTCTTGTCCGGGACGCCTGTCGCGCGCATGGGGGAACTCCTGTCTCGCATCCCTTCCGTCTTGCCTTGCCGCGCCGCCGGGCACAAGATTCCTCGCATGGAAGAGGACCCGATCTGTCCGCTCTGCCTGCGCCGGAATCCGCCGGACGCGAACGGATCGGCCGAGACGAGGTCCGGGTGCACGCGCGGAAGGGCCGCGAAGGACGCGCTGAGGGCGCGGCTCACTCCACCGGCGCGCCGAAGACCGCGATGACCAGCCCCAGCAGCGCCAGCGCGTCGAAGGCGAAAGCCCGGCGGGGCTGCCCCTCGGCCCGCGCTCCCATCGCGGCGATGCCGCTCTGCAGCGCGTAATAGAGCGCGAAGGCGCGGCTGGCGTAGGCGATGATCTGGAAGACGTCGAGCATCCATGTCAGCGCCAGCCCCAGCCCGACCAGAAGCGCGTAGGCGCTGCGCACCCGGATGCGGCGGCGGGTCAGCTCCTCGACCAGCCCGCCCGCGCCGCCGGTGTCGGCCACCGCCGCGCTGAACTGCGCCGCCAGCGCCGCGCCGGTCAGCATCAGCGGCAGGATCGGCGCGACCAGCCCCATGAGCCCGATGATCGCGGTCTCGCTGGCGTCCCCGGTGCCGGGCGGGAAGACATAGGCGATGAACCCGATGTAGGCCATGTAGATCGCCGTCGAGAGCCCCTGCGCCAGCATCATCGCGCGGATACGGGTCGGGGCGGCGTATTCGCCGCCGAGGTAGCGCGTGGTTTCGAAGCCCTGCACCGTGACGATGAGCCCGAAGCCCAGCGTCAGCGCCGCCCAGCCCGAGAGCGTCGGCGGGTTCGACAGCAGGGCGCCGTCCCCGGCCTTGCCGGCGAAATAGACCGCCAGCCCCGCCAGCAGCCCGGCGATGATCGCCAGCTTCAACCCCACGGCGATCTGCTCGAGCCGCTCGAGCGCCGAGAAGCCCCGCGTCCAGCCGACGCCGAGCACCAGCAGGAACATCGCCGAGGTCAGCAGTTTCGCATGCAGCGGGTCGTTCCACGGCGTCAGCCGGGTGCCGAAGGCGCCGAAGAGGTTGAGGTAATAGGCCACCGAGATCACGTAGGCGAAGGCCAGCGCCCAGGAGGCGCCGGTCTCGAGCCGCTCCTCGGCATCGCTGCGCGCGCCGCGGCTGCGGCGGCCGATGTTGAAGCGCACCGCCGCGCCGAAGAGCCAGGCGCCGAGGCAGAGCGCCGCCATCACCGCCGGGGCCCAGATGCCGTAGGCCGACTCGAGGATCGGACCGAGCACGAGGAAGCCGCTGCCGATGATCGAGGCGAGCGGGGTCACGGTTGCCCGCCAGAGCCGGGCGCGCGAGAGCCGGGGCCAGAGCAGGAGGAGCGCGGCGAGGAGGGAGGCGCCGAGGATCAGGGCAGTGGTCATGGCGCGCACGCTAATCCCGCGCCGCGGCAAAGGAAATGCGTCATCGCTTGCGGCGGGGGCGGGGCCGAACTAGGGTCGCGCCGCAACCAGATCCGCGCGGCCGCGTCGCCGCCTTTTGCAGGGAGCGGCGCATGGCCCACGAGTTTCCGGTGCGTGTCTACTACGAGGACACCGACATGGCGGGGATCGTCTACCACGCCAATTACCTCAAGTATATCGAGCGCGCCCGCTCAGACTGGGTGCGCGCCCGCGGCATCGACCAGAACGCCCTGCGCGAGGGCGAGGGGCTGGTCTTCGTGGTGCGACGGCTCGAGGCCGATTACCTCGGCCCGGCCCGGTTCGACGACGAGCTGGTGGTGCTCACCGAGGTGAAATCGGTCTCGGGCGTGCGGCTCGGGCTCACGCAGGAGGTCCGCCGCGCCGGCAAGCCGCTCTTCCGCGCCGAGGTGACGCTGGTGGCGATCACCGCCGACGGCCATCCCGCGCGCCTGCCCGCCGCGATCCGCCAGCAGGTGCACTGAGCGCTGGCCTCCGGGCGCGGCGCCGCCGCTCCGGAGCGTCCTCCGCCCGTGCGCGGTGCCGGGGCGCCCGCCTTCCGCGGCGGTAATGGGCGAATTCCTGCGAAAATTCCCCGATTTCACCGCGCAGATGACGGCAATGTGTTGGAGTCCACCCTGCAAATCAGCTACACAGGCCTCTAATCAGAGCCTCGGCTAGAGAGGCCATGTCATAGCCCATGAGGAAGAGCAGGCTTATGGACGCAAATACCCTTGCGCTCGCGCAGGAGATCGACTTCTCCATGTGGGGGCTCTTCGCCCGCGCCACGCTGACCGTCAAACTGGTGATGCTGATGCTGATCCTGTCCTCGGTCTGGGCCTGGGCCATCATCTTCGAGAAGATCGTCGCCTATCGCAAGGCCCGTCGCGAGGCCGCCATCTTCGACCGTGCCTTCTGGTCCGGCGAGCCGCTGGACGAGCTCTTCGACCAGATCGGGCCCGAGCCGCGCGGCCGCGCGCAGCGGGTCTTCGCCGCCGGCATGACCGAGTGGCGCCGCTCGCACCGCGGCGACGGCGGGATGATCGCCAACGCCTCGGCGCGGATCGACCGCTCGATGGACGTCGCCATCCAGAAGGAGGCCGAGGACCTGCAGCGCGGGCTGCCAGTGCTGGCCACCGTCGCCTCGGCCGCGCCCTTCGTCGGCCTCTTCGGCACGGTCTGGGGGATCATGCACGCCTTCATCGAGATCGCACAGCAGCAGGACACCTCGCTGGTGGTCGTGGCCCCCGGCATCGCCGAGGCGCTCTTCGCCACGGCGCTGGGTCTCGTCGCGGCCATCCCGGCGGTGATCTTCTACAACAAGCTCTCGGCCGACTCGGACCGCGTGATCGCGGGCTACGAGGCCTTTGCCGACGAGTTCTCGACCATCCTCTCGCGCCAGCTGGATTCCTGATCCATGGCCGGGGGCGTGATGAAAAAAGGGGGCGGCGGAGGCCGCCGTCGTCGGCGCCGCAGCGGCGGGGGCGGGGGTCAGGCCATGGCCGAGATCAACGTCACGCCGATGGTGGACGTGATGCTGGTGCTGCTGATCATCTTCATGGTCGCGGCGCCGCTGCTGACCGTGGGCGTGCCGGTGGAGCTGCCGAAGACCGCCGCCTCGTCGCTGCCGAACGAGGCCGAGGAGCCGCTGACCGTGACCATCGCCGCCGACGGCATGGTGATGATCCAGACCACCGAAGTGCCGATGAACGAGCTGACGCCGCGCCTGCAGGCGATCGCCGCCGAGCGCAGCGATGACCGCATCTTCCTGCGGGCCGACGGCGCGGTGCCCTATAACACCGTCGCCCAGGTCATGGGCGCGCTGAACCGCGGCGGCTTCTCGTCGATCGGTCTCGTCACCGACGCGGGTGGCCCGGCACTGGACGGCACCGCCCCCGCGGCCGGCAACTGAGGGAGCGCCCTTGCGCAGGAACCTCTATATCTCGGGCGCATTGCACCTTGCCGTGATCCTCTGGGCGATCTTCGGCAACGTGTTCCGTCCCGATCCGCCGCAGGTCGAGACCTCGGCGGTCACGGTGATCTCGGAGGCCGAGTTCGCCGCGATCACCCGTGCCGCGCAGTCGCCGGAAACGGCGCAGGAGATCGACGCGCCGCCCGCGCCCTCGCCCGATGCGCGGCCAGCCGCGCGGCCGGAGCCCTCCGAGCCGGAGCCCGCCCCCAATGCCGAGCCGCCCGCGCCGACCCCCGAGCCCGAGCCGGAACCCGAGCCCATGCCCGAGCCGGTCGCGCCGCCGACGCCGGTGACGCCGCCCGACACCACGCTGCCGGTCGCCCCGCCGCAGCCCGAGGCCTCGGCCCCGCCGCCGGTGCTCGCCCCCGAGCGCGCCGAGCGTCCGGTGCCGCGCCCCGCGCCGCGCGTCGCACCCGAGCCGGTGGCCCCGCCCGAGCCCGACACCAAGGTCGCCGAGGAGGTCCAGAAGGCCGCCGAGGCGGAATCGGAGTCGGCCGAGGTGGTCGAGCAGGAGCAGGAAGCGACCGCCCCCGAGGAGGTCGCGACCGAGATCGTGACCGAGGCCGAGAAGCCCGCGGCCGCCGAGGAACCGACGCCGCCCGATCCCACGCTCGCCCCCGATGCCTCGCGCCGTCCGCTGACCCGGCCGACCCAGCTTGCCCAGCGTCCCGAACCCGAGACGCCGAAGCCGGCCGAGAAGCCCGCGGAGAAACCGGCCGAGAAGCCGGTGGAAAAGCCCGCCGAGAAGCCGAAGACCGAGACCGCGAAGACCGAGACGCCCAAGCCCGCCGCGCCGGAGCCTGCCGAGGATGCCGTCGCCGATGCCATCGCGCAGGCGCTGGCCGCCGGGGGCGCCGCCGAGGAGCGCGGACCCGCCGGTCCGCCGCTCACGCAGGGCGAGCGCGACTCGCTGCGCGTCGCGGTGCAGAAGTGCTGGGTTGTCGACGTCGGCAGCCAGGCCGCCAACGTGACGGTCACCGTCAGCATGGACATGGAGCCCGGTGGCCGGGTGGTCTCGTCCTCGCTGAAGCTGCTGGGCTCGTCCGGCGGCGACGCGGCGGCGGCCGAGACCGCCTTCCAGAACGCGCGCCGGGCGATCCTGCGCTGCCAGGCCGACGGCTACCCGCTTCCGGCGGACAAGTACGACCAGTGGAAGACCATCGAAATGACCTTCAACCCCGAGCAGATGAGGCTGCGGTGACCGCCCTTTCAGCAAGGAACTGCGCAGGCCGCGCGTTGCGGCGCTTTGTCCGGGGCACCTCCCCGCGCTATGTATGCCCCGAGGCAGTCACCTCGACGGCACACAAGCGCGGCGGCGCGACCGGGAAGGAGAACACGAGCATGACAAGACTACTGGCCCTCATCCTTGCCCCCGTCCTGACGGTGGCCACGGCGGCGGGGCTGGCCGCACCGGCGCAGGCCCAGAGCGGCCCCCTGCGCATCGAGATCACCGAGGGCGTGGTCGAGCCGCTGCCCTTCGCAGTGCCCGACTTCGTCGCCGAGACCGGCGACGCGGGGCAATACGCGCAGCAGATCAGCCGGGTGATCGCCGAGGACCTGACTGGCACCGGCCTCTTCCGCGAAATTCCGCGCGACGCGCATATCAGCCGCGTTTCGAACTTCTCGAGCCCGATCCAGTTCTCGGACTGGAAGGCGATCAACGCGCAGGCGCTGATCACCGGGGCGGTGTCCTCGGACGGGTCGGGCAAGCTCACCGCCAAGTTCCGCGTCTGGGACGTCTTCGCCGGGGCCGAGTTGGGGCAGGGGATGCAGTTCTCGGCCACCGCCGACGGCTGGCGCCGCCTCGCGCACAAGGTCGCGGACCAGGTCTACTCGCGGATCACCGGCGAGAGCGGCTATTTCGACAGCCGCGTGGTCTTCGTCTCCGAGACCGGGCCGAAGGACGGGCGCGCCAAGCGCCTTGCGGTCATGGACTATGACGGCGCCAACGTGCAGTTCCTGACCTCGAGCAACTCGATCGTGATCGCGCCGCGCTTCTCGCCGAACGGCAGCCGCGTGCTCTACACCAGCTACGAGACCGGCGAGCCGCGCATCCACGTGCTCGACGTGGGCTCGGTGCAGAGCCGGATGCTGCCGACCACCGACGGGGTGATGAGCTTCGCGCCGCGCTTCTCGCCGGACGGCTCGCAGCTGCTCTACTCGATGACCCGCGGCTCGAACACCGACATCTACGCGATGGACATCAACTCCGGCCAGACCCGGCAGCTGACCACCGCGCCCTCGATCGAGACCGGCGCGAGCTTCTCGCCGGACGGCAGCCGCATCGTCTTCGAGAGCGACCGCTCGGGCAGCCAGCAGCTCTACGTCATGCCGGTGGGCGGCGGCGAGCCGACGCGGATCAGCTTCGGCCAGGGCCGCTACGGCACGCCGGTCTGGTCGCCGCGCGGGGACCTCATCGCCTTCACCAAGCAGAACGCGGGCCGGTTCCACATCGGCGTGATGCGCACCGACGGTTCCGAGGAGCGGCTGCTGACGGCCTCCTTCCTCGACGAGGGCCCGACCTGGGCTCCGAACGGCCGGGTGCTGATGTTCGCGCGGGAAACCCAGGGTGCCGGCGGGGCGAGCTCGCTCTATTCGGTCGACGTCTCGGGGCGGAACCTGAGGCGGGTGCGCACGCCGGACGGGGCCTCGGACCCGAGCTGGGGCCCGCTGCAATAACGGGGGCCGGGCGGGGAAACCCGCCCGCCCCTCGTCCGCGGCAACGCCTATACCTTTGCGCCGTGGCGCCGGAAACAATCCTCTCAAAAGGGTTATCCGGCCCGTGATGCGCAACGTTCCCAAGGCTTTCACGCTGTGATAGCGTTGCTGCAAACACACGAGCAGGACAGTGATCCAATGACATATCTTCCGAAGGTTCTGATGCTGGTGGCCGGGCTTGGCCTCGCCGCCTGTACCAACCCGGACCGCTTCAACGACGGCGCCAACGGTGCCGGCGCCGGTGGCGCAGGCTACGGCAACGGTTCCGGCGTGAACGGCGGCTACCTCGACGGTTCCGCCAGCGACCCGCGGTCGCCCGCCTACTTCAACCAGGCGATCGGTGACCGCGTCCTCTTCGCCGTCGACCAGTCGACGCTCTCGCCCGACGCGCAGAACACGCTGAACGCGCAGGCGCAGTGGCTGATGACCAACTCCGACTACCTTGCCGTGATCGAAGGCCACGCCGACGAGCAGGGCACCCGCGAGTACAACATCGCGCTCGGCGCACGCCGTGCCAACGCGGTGATGGAGTACCTGATCTCCAAGGGCGTGGCGCCGAGCCGCCTGCGCCAGATCTCCTACGGCAAGGAACGCCCGGTCGAGGTCTGCTCGCAGGAAGCGTGCTACGCCAAGAACCGCCGCGCGGTGACGGTGATCTCCATGGGCATGTCGAGCTGAGGCGGATCGGATGCGTCTGACCGGCATCGCCCTCTGCCTGGGCCTGATCGCCACCGGCGCGCAGGCCCAGCAAACCGAGACCCTGGCGGACCTCCGCCAGGAACTCACCCAGCTGAGCGGCGAGCTTCAGAAGCTCAAGCGTGAGCTGAACACCACGGGCATCAGCTCGATGAACGTGCCCGCCAGCACGCTCGACCGCGTCAACGCGATCGAGGCGGAGCTGTCGCGCGTCACCGCGAAGACCGAGGAGCTGAGCCACCGCATCGACAGCGTCGTGTCGGACGGCACCAACCGCATCGGCGACCTCGAGTTCCGCATCTGCGAGATCGAGCCCGGCTGCGACATCGGCAACGTCGGCCAGACCGCCCCGCTCGGCGGGCAGGCACCCGCCACCGCGGGCGCTGCGACCCCGGCGCCCGCGCCGGCCAATACCGCGACGACGCTGCCCTCGGGCGGTGCCCAGCTTGCCGTCGGCGAAGAGACGGATTTCCGGCGGGCGCAGGAGGCGCTCGCCAACGGTGACTTTCAATCCGCCGCGGAAAAGTTTGCGGCCTTCCGCCAGGCCTACCCGGGCTCTCCGCTAGAGGCGGCGAGCTACCTTGCCGAGGGGCAGGCGCTGAAAAAGGCCGGGGACACGCGCGAAGCGGCCCGGCGCTTCCTTGGCGCCTATGCCAACTACCCCGAGAGCGAGGTCGCGCCCGCCGCGCTCTGGCAGCTCGGGACTGCGCTGGGCGAGCTCGGCAGCACGACCGAGGCCTGCGTGACGCTGGGCGAGGTCGCGACCCGCTACCCGGGCACGCCCGAAGTCTCCGAGGCGCAGGCCGAGATGGGTCGCCTCGGCTGCCAGTGAGGCAGCCCGGCGACATCCCGGTGGGCAGCACCCTCGACCAGCGCTTCGCCGAAGCCATGGGCGCGGCGCTGGGGCCGGAATTCCCCGAAAGCATCGCCCTCGCCGTCTCCGGCGGGGGCGACAGCATGGCGATGCTGACGCTGGCGCACAACTGGACCCATGTCTGGGGTGTGCGTCTGCGGGTGGTGACGGTCGACCACGGGCTGCGCCCCGAGGCGGCGGCCGAGGCCGAGATGGTCGCCGAGACCTGCGCCGAACTGGGCTGGGAGCACGCGACGCTTCGCTGGCACTGGGACGGGCAGGGCAATCTCATGGACGCGGCGCGGCGCGCCCGGCTTTCCCTCATCGACGACTGGCGCGGCGAGACGCGCGACGTGCTGCTGGCGCATACCGCCGACGACGTGGCCGAGAGCTTCGTCATGCGGCTTGCGCGCGGGGCAGGGGTCGAGGGGCTGTCGGCGATGCGCCCCGTGCGCGAGGTCCACGCCGGGCAGGGTGCGCCGATGCGGCTCGTCCGCCCCTGCCTTTCGATGCGCCGGGATGAACTGCGCCACTACCTGCGGGTGCTGCAGGGGCAATGGGTGGACGACCCTTCCAACGACGATGAAGGCTACGAACGGGTGCGCGCCCGCAAGCTGGTCGCCCGGCTCGAGGCCGAGGGCACGCTGACCGGCCCCGACCTGAGCGCCGCCGCGATGCGCATGGCGCGGGCCGCCGAGGCGCTGCGGGCGCGGGCGGCGCAGGTCTGGAACGAGATCGCGGCGCCCCTGCCTTTCCAGCGGCGCGGCGAGCTGCTCTGCGACCAGTCGGGGTTCCAGCGCGTCGAGCGCGACACCCAGCTTCGGCTGCTTTCAGCCGCCCTGCGCCATGTCTCGGGCACGCAGTACCCGCCGCGCGAGGCGCCGCTCGAGGCGCTGCTCGACCGGCTGCTCGGCGGCGGGGGCGGCACGTTGCATGGCTGCGAGGCGCGGATCGAGCGCGGCCGGATCGCCGTCTTTCGCGAGTTCGCCGCGGTGCGCGACCTTACGGTCCCGGCGGCCGAGGGCGCGCTCTGGGACGGGCGCTGGCGGCTGATGCGGAGCGTTCCCAGCGGCTTGACCCTGCGCGCGCTCGGCGAGGACGGCTGGGCGCAGCGGGACCGCGAGACCGAGCCGCCGGTGCCCTTCCACGCCGCCCGCAGCGCCCCGGCGCTCTTCGACGGGGCCTGGCTCGTGGCCTGCGACGCGCTGCTGCGATCGGCGGAGGGCGCGCATTTCGATCACCTTGCCTTTGGCCGGGGGCACCTCGACTTCGCCGCTTTCCTGAAATCCGGCCCTGCTTCGGGGTGAAATCGCATTGAACCGGCTGGCTCAGCCCTTATGTTAGGCTCACATCGCGGTTTCGAGAGGACCGCGAGAGACGTCATTTTAGGAGGCCGTCCTTGGGCAACGCACGAAATATCGCCTTCTGGGTCGTTCTTTTCCTGTTGATTCTGGCGCTCTTCAACCTCTTCTCCGGGGGTGGAAGCACGCTGCAGAGCCGGGAAATCAGCTACTCGGACTTCATGGGGGCGGTGGATTCGCAAACCGTCAGCTCCGTCACCATCGATGGCGAACAGATCCGCTACCGGGGGAACGACGGGCAGGACTACGTCACCGTCAAACCCGAGGATGCCCAGGTCACCGACGCGCTCATCGCCAAGGGCGTGACCGTGCGGGCGGAGCCGCAGCAGCAGTCGGGCTTCCAGGCCTTCCTGCTCAGCCTGCTGCCCTTCCTGCTGCTGATCGGCGTGTGGATCTATTTCATGAACCGCATGCAGGGCGGCGGCAAGGGCGGGGCCATGGGCTTCGGCAAGTCCAAGGCCAAGCTGCTGACCGAGAAGCACGGCCGCGTCACCTTCGACGACGTGGCGGGCATCGACGAGGCCAAGGAAGAGCTGGAAGAGATCGTCGAATTCCTGCGCAACCCGCAGAAATTCTCGCGCCTCGGCGGCAAGATCCCCAAGGGCGCGCTGCTCGTCGGCCCTCCGGGCACCGGCAAGACGCTGCTGGCACGCGCCATCGCGGGCGAGGCGGGCGTGCCGTTCTTCACCATCTCGGGCTCGGACTTCGTCGAGATGTTCGTCGGTGTCGGCGCGTCGCGCGTGCGTGACATGTTCGAGCAGGCCAAGAAGAACGCCCCCTGCATCGTCTTCATCGACGAGATCGACGCCGTGGGTCGCAACCGTGGCTCGGGCTACGGCGGTGGCAACGACGAGCGCGAGCAGACGCTCAACCAGCTGCTGGTCGAGATGGACGGTTTCGAGGCGAACGAGGGCGTGATCATCATCGCCGCCACCAACCGCCGCGACGTTCTCGACCCCGCGCTGCTGCGTCCGGGCCGCTTCGACCGGCAGGTCATGGTCGGCAACCCCGACATCAAGGGCCGCGAGAAGATCCTCGGCGTGCACGCCCGCAAGACCCCGCTCGGCCCGGATGTCGACCTGCGCATCATCGCGCGCGGCACCCCCGGCTTCTCGGGCGCGGATCTGGCGAACCTCGTGAACGAGGCGGCGCTGATGGCCGCCCGCGTCGGCCGCCGCTTCGTGACGATGGAAGACTTCGAGAACGCCAAGGACAAGGTCATGATGGGCGCCGAGCGCCGGTCGATGGTCCTGACCGCCGAGCAGAAGGAAAAGACCGCCTACCACGAGGCCGGTCACGCCGTGGTGGGCCTGATGCTGCCGCAGTGCGACCCGGTCTACAAGGCGACGATCATCCCGCGCGGCGGTGCCCTCGGCATGGTGGTCTCGCTGCCCGAGATCGACCGCCTGAACTGGCACAAGTCGGAATGCGAGGAAAAGCTCGCGATGACCATGGCCGGCAAGGCCGCCGAGATCATCAAGTACGGCGAGCCCAACGTGTCGAACGGCCCGGCCGGCGACATCCAGCAGGCCTCGGCGCTCGCCCGCGCCATGGTGCTGCGGTGGGGCATGTCGGACAAGATCGGCAACATCGACTATTCCGAGGCGCACGAGGGCTACCAGGGCAACACCGCGGGCCTGTCGGTCTCGGCGCATACCAAGGAGCTGATCG
The window above is part of the Salipiger sp. H15 genome. Proteins encoded here:
- the ybgF gene encoding tol-pal system protein YbgF, yielding MRLTGIALCLGLIATGAQAQQTETLADLRQELTQLSGELQKLKRELNTTGISSMNVPASTLDRVNAIEAELSRVTAKTEELSHRIDSVVSDGTNRIGDLEFRICEIEPGCDIGNVGQTAPLGGQAPATAGAATPAPAPANTATTLPSGGAQLAVGEETDFRRAQEALANGDFQSAAEKFAAFRQAYPGSPLEAASYLAEGQALKKAGDTREAARRFLGAYANYPESEVAPAALWQLGTALGELGSTTEACVTLGEVATRYPGTPEVSEAQAEMGRLGCQ
- the tilS gene encoding tRNA lysidine(34) synthetase TilS, coding for MGSTLDQRFAEAMGAALGPEFPESIALAVSGGGDSMAMLTLAHNWTHVWGVRLRVVTVDHGLRPEAAAEAEMVAETCAELGWEHATLRWHWDGQGNLMDAARRARLSLIDDWRGETRDVLLAHTADDVAESFVMRLARGAGVEGLSAMRPVREVHAGQGAPMRLVRPCLSMRRDELRHYLRVLQGQWVDDPSNDDEGYERVRARKLVARLEAEGTLTGPDLSAAAMRMARAAEALRARAAQVWNEIAAPLPFQRRGELLCDQSGFQRVERDTQLRLLSAALRHVSGTQYPPREAPLEALLDRLLGGGGGTLHGCEARIERGRIAVFREFAAVRDLTVPAAEGALWDGRWRLMRSVPSGLTLRALGEDGWAQRDRETEPPVPFHAARSAPALFDGAWLVACDALLRSAEGAHFDHLAFGRGHLDFAAFLKSGPASG
- the ftsH gene encoding ATP-dependent zinc metalloprotease FtsH, with the protein product MGNARNIAFWVVLFLLILALFNLFSGGGSTLQSREISYSDFMGAVDSQTVSSVTIDGEQIRYRGNDGQDYVTVKPEDAQVTDALIAKGVTVRAEPQQQSGFQAFLLSLLPFLLLIGVWIYFMNRMQGGGKGGAMGFGKSKAKLLTEKHGRVTFDDVAGIDEAKEELEEIVEFLRNPQKFSRLGGKIPKGALLVGPPGTGKTLLARAIAGEAGVPFFTISGSDFVEMFVGVGASRVRDMFEQAKKNAPCIVFIDEIDAVGRNRGSGYGGGNDEREQTLNQLLVEMDGFEANEGVIIIAATNRRDVLDPALLRPGRFDRQVMVGNPDIKGREKILGVHARKTPLGPDVDLRIIARGTPGFSGADLANLVNEAALMAARVGRRFVTMEDFENAKDKVMMGAERRSMVLTAEQKEKTAYHEAGHAVVGLMLPQCDPVYKATIIPRGGALGMVVSLPEIDRLNWHKSECEEKLAMTMAGKAAEIIKYGEPNVSNGPAGDIQQASALARAMVLRWGMSDKIGNIDYSEAHEGYQGNTAGLSVSAHTKELIEEEVRTFIQNAYERAYQILSEHNAEWERLAQGLLEYETLTGDEIKRVMKGEPPQASGDEGSGSDDAPSVTSIPKTKPKAKPAEEGGMEPEPSA